A region from the Gossypium hirsutum isolate 1008001.06 chromosome A08, Gossypium_hirsutum_v2.1, whole genome shotgun sequence genome encodes:
- the LOC121205028 gene encoding uncharacterized protein, which translates to MAHLDALGNFLGPPQRRYDSYANTYNPGWKDYPNLSYGANPRYNQPYQNRVPQQPRDLGKLLSQTEPNLRQNVNAVTLQSGKVLEPIPGRLNQCRKGKEDNEIPETFRNVKINIPLLDAIKQILRYAKFLKELCTNQRKLTSNERVSVGENISTMLQQKLPAKYKDRGVIIQLADRFVAYPKRVLEDILVKVNELIFPANFYVIKMEEDSTPRSSDLLLGRPFLSTASTKIDI; encoded by the exons aTGGCTCATTTGGATGCTTTGGGAAATTTTCTTGGGCCACCACAGAGGCGATATGACTCTtacgctaatacctacaacccaggtTGGAAAGACTATCCCAACTTGAGTTATGGGGCCAATCCAAGgtataaccagccataccaaaatcgaGTTCCACAACAGCCAAGAGATTTAG GGAAACTGCTGTCACAAACAGAACCGAACTTGAGACAAAACGTTAATGCAGTGACATTGCAAAGTGGAAAGGTACTGGAACCAATTCCTG GACGATTAAACCAATGTCGAAAAGGTAAAGAGGACAATGAGATCCccgaaacattcaggaatgttaAGATCAACATACCACTATTGGATGCCATCAAGCAAATTTTACGATATGCTAAGTTCCTTAAAGAGCTCTGCACCAACCAGCGAAAATTAACTAGTAATGAAAGGGTAAGTGTAGGTGAGAATATATCTACAATGTTACAGCAGAAATTGCCAGCGAAATACAAAGATAGGG GTGTTATCATTCAGTTAGCAGACAGGTTTGTTGCGTATCCAAAAAGAGTCCTCGAGGACATTTTGGTGAAGGTTAACGAACTTATTTTCCCTGcaaatttttatgtgataaaaatggaggAGGATAGTACTCCTAGATCTTCGGACCTCTTGTTGGGCAGACCTTTCCTTAGTACTGCTAGCACTAAGATCGACATTTGA